A portion of the Bacteroides faecium genome contains these proteins:
- a CDS encoding O-antigen ligase family protein, which translates to MNIFYLLPLLLSFAALPGDINANYYIKIFAFGLFFIFMCFSLFIKEKVNLNSCLSISLADVTILLLGGAYLYYCMGAFNILDHSLPILYILFYFFLRLIHERNWNDILMTLSPIIISIHLILCFLQYISVFPNFNTFFRVGSSFGNPDMLSAYLVMLLPFCYLGNKWKRIRIMIVLITVALFFMLQSRTAIVAVVVITFVYLICQKMIAKKGITIILILILLAMILLICWYPKSVLGRFYIWIVALSMILNKPFGWGLYSFEKYYPEFQSRYTIENPEVVSLLNYDVVHSSYNEFLNIGVTLGIIGLLFYSAFVIYVLILAYRMKSPLLFPLLAYQIISLFYFPFKIVPLTVLYILCCASVVSTGNLSFLRLSFSSKLKSFSLCGIGVIVFSGFILSIYSYVYWQRATEQSFSVETYVNASQSFRKCYPLLKNNGRFLISYAELQYKLGDRQKAFTLMHQAESFFSDILFLHNLAMIYEEEGNVIEAKKKLSIASNMSPNNIQILIAQMQFLRRIGEYDEACQVNNLLLRRKK; encoded by the coding sequence ATGAATATATTTTATTTATTACCTCTCCTATTATCATTCGCGGCTTTACCAGGAGATATAAATGCGAACTATTATATTAAGATTTTCGCATTTGGACTTTTTTTTATTTTTATGTGTTTCTCTCTCTTTATAAAGGAAAAGGTAAATTTAAACAGTTGTCTTTCAATATCATTGGCTGATGTCACTATCTTACTTTTGGGAGGTGCCTATTTATATTATTGTATGGGGGCATTTAATATCCTTGACCATTCTTTACCAATCCTATATATTTTATTCTATTTTTTTCTTCGTTTAATTCATGAGAGAAATTGGAATGACATATTAATGACCTTGTCGCCAATAATCATTTCAATTCATTTAATTCTCTGTTTCTTGCAATATATATCTGTTTTTCCTAATTTTAATACTTTCTTTAGAGTAGGAAGTTCTTTTGGTAATCCGGATATGTTATCGGCTTATTTAGTAATGTTACTTCCTTTTTGCTATTTAGGTAATAAATGGAAACGTATTCGGATAATGATAGTGTTAATAACAGTTGCTTTATTTTTCATGTTGCAGTCTCGTACAGCAATTGTAGCAGTGGTAGTAATAACATTTGTCTATCTTATTTGTCAGAAAATGATTGCGAAGAAAGGGATTACAATAATTTTAATACTTATTTTATTGGCAATGATACTATTGATATGTTGGTATCCAAAGTCTGTGTTAGGTCGATTTTATATATGGATAGTAGCCTTGTCTATGATATTGAATAAACCTTTTGGGTGGGGATTGTACTCTTTTGAAAAATATTATCCGGAATTTCAATCTAGATACACTATTGAAAACCCCGAAGTAGTCAGTTTGTTAAATTATGACGTTGTTCATTCTTCTTACAATGAATTTCTTAATATCGGTGTTACACTTGGAATTATTGGCTTATTGTTTTATTCTGCTTTTGTTATTTATGTATTGATTTTGGCATATAGAATGAAATCTCCTTTGTTGTTTCCGTTATTGGCATATCAAATAATATCTTTATTTTATTTTCCGTTTAAAATAGTACCTCTTACTGTTCTATACATACTGTGTTGTGCCTCTGTTGTTTCCACTGGCAATTTAAGTTTTCTTCGATTATCATTCTCTTCAAAATTAAAGAGTTTCTCTTTATGTGGCATTGGCGTTATAGTTTTTTCAGGTTTTATACTAAGCATATATAGTTATGTTTATTGGCAAAGAGCTACTGAACAATCTTTTTCTGTCGAAACTTATGTAAATGCATCTCAATCTTTTCGAAAATGTTATCCTTTATTAAAGAATAATGGACGTTTTTTAATCTCATATGCAGAGTTGCAATACAAATTAGGTGATAGACAGAAGGCTTTTACTTTAATGCATCAGGCTGAATCTTTTTTTTCTGATATTTTGTTTTTACATAATTTGGCTATGATATATGAAGAAGAAGGCAATGTTATCGAAGCTAAGAAGAAATTGAGTATAGCGTCTAATATGTCTCCGAATAATATTCAAATTCTTATAGCACAGATGCAATTTTTAAGAAGAATAGGGGAATATGATGAGGCCTGCCAAGTCAATAATCTGCTGTTGCGCAGAAAAAAATGA
- a CDS encoding winged helix-turn-helix domain-containing protein, whose protein sequence is MSFVRNLNKTRYWITLGCVYLIIKSIYTIYQDKTERWCEQATLAFEDILQQEIQKHDTISMSYGRYINNKEKRSLFSPVLVNIPLNVDSLNKMWRESLYNVNIPVKTNVRISISKGQVHYSESSFAPLAKDSLFSFYLGPNHEVEITGFASYHWWNIFDGRLPIMIILLLAGYFIPGFLFVKVLQMPKLSLFKKQIPTSKDEKAADVIVKAERLPVYQLEEDVFFDVHQRILKKKEDIEKLTPQQAVLLEAFLKANQYKLTQREIDILLWPNGSGTAERLYTAICRLRKSLEGISSFQVECQIDIYQLKKSNSAKEHEIIVLDKDLTR, encoded by the coding sequence ATGAGCTTTGTGAGAAATTTGAATAAAACTAGATATTGGATTACATTAGGGTGTGTATATTTGATAATAAAAAGCATCTATACTATTTACCAAGATAAAACTGAGCGTTGGTGTGAACAAGCGACACTTGCTTTTGAGGATATTCTACAGCAAGAAATACAAAAACATGACACTATATCTATGTCCTATGGTAGATATATAAATAATAAGGAGAAACGCAGCCTTTTTTCTCCGGTTTTAGTCAATATACCTCTGAATGTGGATTCTTTGAATAAAATGTGGCGTGAATCACTTTATAATGTAAATATTCCAGTAAAGACTAATGTGCGAATATCTATTTCTAAAGGACAAGTACATTACTCGGAATCTTCTTTTGCCCCATTAGCTAAGGATAGTTTGTTTTCGTTTTACTTGGGGCCTAACCATGAGGTCGAAATAACGGGATTTGCTTCTTATCATTGGTGGAATATATTTGATGGCCGATTGCCTATTATGATAATATTACTTTTAGCCGGTTATTTCATTCCAGGTTTTTTGTTTGTGAAGGTGTTACAGATGCCAAAATTATCATTATTCAAAAAACAGATTCCTACATCAAAGGATGAGAAGGCGGCTGATGTAATTGTAAAAGCGGAGAGACTACCTGTATACCAATTGGAAGAAGATGTTTTTTTTGATGTACATCAACGAATACTAAAGAAAAAAGAGGATATAGAAAAATTGACTCCTCAACAGGCAGTGCTTTTGGAAGCTTTTCTGAAAGCAAATCAATATAAGCTTACTCAAAGAGAAATAGACATACTCTTGTGGCCGAATGGTAGCGGAACGGCGGAGCGGTTGTATACTGCAATTTGCCGTTTGCGCAAATCACTAGAGGGAATATCCTCTTTTCAGGTGGAGTGTCAGATTGATATTTATCAATTGAAGAAATCTAATTCTGCGAAAGAACATGAGATTATTGTATTAGATAAAGATTTAACAAGGTAA